Proteins co-encoded in one Thermoplasmata archaeon genomic window:
- a CDS encoding GTP-binding protein, which produces VGPIPVYTLGNKTDLTERRETTDQEAADTLRSYETPILYTSAKSGENVEQAFQSLAKTIVETSKLE; this is translated from the coding sequence CGTCGGGCCCATCCCCGTCTACACCTTGGGCAACAAGACCGATCTCACGGAACGGCGCGAGACGACGGATCAAGAGGCGGCCGACACGCTGCGCTCCTACGAGACGCCGATCCTCTACACGTCCGCGAAGTCGGGCGAGAACGTGGAGCAGGCGTTCCAGAGCCTCGCCAAGACGATCGTGGAGACGTCGAAGCTCGAGTGA
- a CDS encoding methylmalonyl-CoA mutase family protein, whose protein sequence is MSDSEDLDELESRLRKWETTTLKDALKALPERRKDFVTTSSRSVRRLYTPLDLRGKSFADRLGNPGEFPFTRGIHPTMYRGRLWTMRMFAGYGSAEDTNRRFKYLIAHGETGLSVAFDMPTLYGYDTDAPEAKGEFGTCGVAVSSLEDMQILFRDIDVGSISTSMTINAPADVVWAMYLGMAESRGVPLPKLRGTIQNDILKEYEAQKEWIFPPEQSMRLVVDTFEFGAQEAPQWNTISISGYHIREAGATAGQELAFTLANGMEYVRWGVDRGLKVDAFAPRLSFFFNAHNDLFEEIAKYRAARRIWAREMRDTFGAKSPRSWLLRTHAQTAGVSLTAQQPEVNIVRTTIQALAAVLGGTQSLHTNSYDEAYQVPNEKAVRIALRTQQILAHESGVANTVDPLGGSYYLESLTDELEEEAYRYFDRIQDMGGVIAAIRKGFIQQEIANSAYRYQREIEDKERIIVGVNDFVVDEQPEVEPLRVAPASLKAQLERLRRIRSGRDRKKWERSLDGLRKACEDPESNTMPRILDAVRARATLGEICGVMREVFGVWEEPLLY, encoded by the coding sequence ATGTCGGATTCTGAGGACCTCGACGAACTCGAGTCCCGTCTCCGGAAGTGGGAGACCACGACGCTCAAGGACGCGCTTAAGGCGCTCCCGGAACGCCGCAAGGACTTCGTCACGACCTCGAGCCGGTCCGTGAGGCGGCTGTACACCCCCCTGGATCTGCGAGGCAAGTCGTTCGCGGACCGCCTCGGCAACCCGGGCGAGTTCCCTTTCACCCGCGGGATCCACCCGACCATGTACCGCGGCCGCCTCTGGACCATGCGCATGTTCGCGGGCTACGGCAGCGCGGAGGACACGAACCGGCGGTTCAAGTACCTCATCGCCCACGGGGAGACGGGGCTGAGCGTGGCCTTCGACATGCCCACCTTGTACGGGTACGACACGGACGCGCCGGAGGCCAAGGGGGAGTTCGGCACCTGCGGCGTGGCCGTCTCGTCCCTCGAGGACATGCAGATCCTGTTCCGGGACATCGACGTGGGCTCGATCAGCACCTCGATGACGATCAACGCCCCGGCGGATGTGGTGTGGGCGATGTACCTGGGGATGGCGGAAAGTCGAGGCGTGCCCTTGCCGAAGCTCCGCGGGACGATTCAGAACGACATCCTGAAGGAGTACGAGGCCCAGAAGGAGTGGATCTTCCCTCCCGAGCAATCCATGCGGCTCGTCGTGGACACCTTCGAGTTCGGTGCCCAGGAAGCGCCGCAATGGAACACGATCTCGATCAGTGGCTACCACATCCGCGAGGCGGGGGCCACGGCGGGCCAGGAGCTCGCGTTCACCCTCGCGAACGGCATGGAGTACGTGCGGTGGGGAGTGGACCGCGGCCTGAAGGTGGATGCCTTCGCTCCCCGTCTCAGCTTCTTCTTCAACGCCCACAACGACCTCTTCGAGGAGATCGCGAAGTATCGCGCCGCGCGGCGGATCTGGGCGCGGGAGATGCGGGACACCTTCGGCGCGAAGAGCCCTCGGTCCTGGCTCCTTCGCACCCATGCGCAGACCGCGGGCGTCTCCCTGACCGCGCAGCAGCCCGAGGTGAACATCGTCCGCACGACGATCCAGGCGCTCGCCGCGGTTCTCGGGGGCACGCAATCCCTGCACACGAACAGCTACGACGAGGCGTACCAGGTGCCCAACGAGAAGGCCGTGCGGATCGCCCTGCGCACCCAACAGATCCTGGCCCACGAGAGCGGGGTCGCGAACACGGTCGATCCCCTCGGGGGCTCGTACTACCTGGAGAGCTTAACGGACGAGCTCGAGGAGGAGGCGTACCGCTACTTCGACCGGATCCAGGACATGGGTGGCGTCATCGCCGCGATCCGGAAGGGGTTCATCCAGCAGGAGATCGCCAACTCCGCCTATCGCTACCAGCGCGAGATCGAGGACAAGGAGCGAATCATCGTCGGCGTGAACGACTTCGTCGTGGACGAGCAGCCGGAGGTCGAGCCGCTCCGCGTCGCACCGGCCTCCCTGAAGGCCCAGCTCGAACGGCTCCGACGCATCCGCTCGGGCCGGGACCGCAAGAAGTGGGAGCGCTCGCTGGACGGCCTCCGGAAGGCGTGCGAGGACCCCGAGTCGAACACGATGCCGAGGATCCTGGACGCGGTCCGTGCACGGGCCACCCTGGGTGAAATCTGCGGCGTGATGCGCGAGGTCTTCGGCGTGTGGGAGGAGCCGCTCCTCTACTGA
- a CDS encoding cobalamin B12-binding domain-containing protein gives MSMAKKIRVLMAKPGLDGHDRGVKVIARALRDAGMEVIYTGLRQTPEDIVEAAIQEDVDAIGLSCLSGAHMTLFPEVVTLLKKRRAGDIVVAGGGIIPEEDIPKLKKAGIKAVFGPGTPLHDIVAFFEKAGSAKGA, from the coding sequence ATGTCGATGGCGAAGAAGATCCGCGTCCTCATGGCGAAACCCGGATTGGACGGCCACGATCGCGGTGTGAAGGTGATCGCCCGCGCGTTGCGCGACGCGGGGATGGAGGTCATCTACACGGGGTTGCGGCAGACCCCGGAGGATATCGTGGAGGCCGCGATCCAGGAGGACGTCGACGCGATCGGCCTCTCCTGCCTGAGCGGCGCGCACATGACCCTGTTCCCCGAGGTCGTCACGCTTCTGAAGAAGCGCAGGGCCGGGGACATCGTGGTCGCGGGCGGTGGCATCATCCCGGAGGAGGACATCCCGAAGCTCAAGAAGGCCGGGATCAAGGCCGTCTTCGGGCCCGGGACGCCACTCCACGACATCGTCGCGTTCTTCGAGAAAGCCGGATCCGCGAAGGGTGCGTGA
- the meaB gene encoding methylmalonyl Co-A mutase-associated GTPase MeaB, whose translation MPSRTAPSPVRGLVRDLLAGDKRAAAKLISLIEDDEPEAAEALALVYPHTGHAQYVGFTGAPGVGKSSLINQLVREFRTRGKKVGVVAVDPTSPYSGGAVLGDRIRMADTGIDPGVFIRSMATRGHAGGLALATFDAVRVLDAMGMDLVLVETVGAGQSEVEIAGRAHTTVVVEMPLTGDAVQTMKAGILEIGDLYVVNKSDLADPESLVANLRFQIEERDGWRPPILRTSALKETGIDELADAIVQHRALLGSDGRWQKREAVRARQEILENARRLLANRVRAGPTSAGFERLVQEVVRRTLDPQAAAIRLLAAGTPHRSPRARAKTRR comes from the coding sequence GTGCCCTCGCGGACCGCGCCGAGCCCGGTCCGGGGCCTCGTGAGGGATCTCCTCGCGGGAGACAAGCGCGCGGCCGCGAAGCTCATCTCCCTGATCGAGGACGACGAACCCGAGGCGGCGGAGGCCCTCGCGCTCGTGTACCCGCACACGGGGCACGCGCAGTACGTCGGATTCACGGGCGCCCCCGGCGTCGGGAAGAGCTCCCTGATCAACCAGCTCGTGCGGGAGTTCCGCACGCGCGGGAAGAAGGTCGGGGTCGTCGCCGTGGACCCGACGTCCCCGTACTCCGGGGGCGCGGTCCTCGGAGACCGCATCCGGATGGCGGACACGGGCATCGACCCAGGCGTGTTCATCCGATCCATGGCGACCCGTGGCCACGCGGGCGGCCTGGCGCTCGCGACCTTCGACGCGGTCCGCGTCCTCGATGCGATGGGGATGGATCTCGTCCTCGTGGAGACCGTCGGGGCGGGGCAGAGCGAGGTCGAGATCGCCGGGCGTGCCCACACGACCGTCGTCGTCGAGATGCCGCTGACCGGGGACGCCGTCCAGACAATGAAGGCGGGCATCCTCGAGATCGGCGACCTCTACGTGGTGAACAAGTCCGACCTGGCGGATCCCGAGAGCCTCGTCGCGAACCTGCGGTTCCAGATCGAGGAGCGGGACGGCTGGAGACCCCCGATCCTCCGCACCTCGGCCCTGAAGGAAACGGGCATCGACGAACTCGCCGATGCGATCGTCCAGCATCGCGCGCTCCTCGGCTCGGACGGCCGCTGGCAGAAGCGGGAGGCCGTGCGGGCGCGGCAAGAAATCCTGGAGAACGCGCGCCGCCTCCTGGCGAACCGCGTGCGCGCGGGGCCCACGAGCGCGGGGTTCGAGCGGCTCGTGCAGGAGGTCGTCCGCCGAACTCTCGATCCTCAGGCGGCGGCGATTCGGTTGCTGGCCGCCGGTACACCGCACCGCTCGCCCCGAGCGCGGGCGAAGACGCGTCGGTAG